A region from the Engraulis encrasicolus isolate BLACKSEA-1 chromosome 18, IST_EnEncr_1.0, whole genome shotgun sequence genome encodes:
- the LOC134468506 gene encoding uncharacterized protein LOC134468506 produces MEPGCFGKFGNFVRETFSSLLKRTRQRGVAEQRGNLSISTEQATPKVGSGSRRARLRASGWRTSREGLAPETELEEKLRATILELQEKRRGQRTWLRRREPRAKVSSNKQEEHVDLIMDPVTTEVPQETSKATSDTHCDDATGANKTNVQTCCPLWGKKAHSKMWEDTVLLGLGLGLTITSATQSSFDSRRQPGNLGMPVVPMRRVPVMGVKALYWRAKQMGVLIEGQDDIVTGRPIPCGFEDAVRAH; encoded by the exons ATGGAGCCTGGCTGTTTTGGGAAGTTTGGGAATTTTGTTCGTGAGACCTTTTCCAGCCTCCTGAAGAGGACCCGGCAGCGCGGAGTCGCAGAGCAACGCGGCAACCTCAGCATCTCCACCGAGCAGGCTACCCCGAAGGTCGGGAGCGGTTCCAGAAGAGCCCGACTTCGCGCCTCCGGCTGGAGGACGAGTCGGGAGGGGCTTGCGCCCGAGACCGAGCTTGAGGAGAAGCTCCGCGCTACAATTTTGGAACTTCAAGAGAAACGACGGGGGCAGAGGACCTGGCTGAGACGCCGGGAACCGCGCGCCAAGGTCTCCTCTAACAAACAGGAGGAGCATGTCGACCTCATCATGGACCCTGTGACTACTGAAGTCCCACAGGAGACAAGCAAGGCAACATCAGATACCCACTGTGATGATGCCACTGGCGCCAATAAGACCAATGTCCAAA CTTGCTGTCCCCTCTGGGGAAAGAAGGCCCACTCAAAGATGTGGGAGGACACTGTGCTCCTGGGACTTGGCCTAGGCCTGACCATCACAAGTGCTACGCAGAGCAGCTTTGATAGTCGGCGCCAGCCAGGGAACCTGGGAATGCCAGTGGTCCCCATGA GACGTGTACCAGTGATGGGAGTGAAAGCTCTGTACTGGAGAGCAAAGCAAATGGGAGTGCTGATTGAGGGACAGGATG ACATTGTTACAGGCAGGCCTATTCCTTGTGGATTTGAAGATGCAGTCAGGGCACATTAG
- the ddx1 gene encoding ATP-dependent RNA helicase DDX1, whose amino-acid sequence MAAFGEMGVMPEIGQAVEELDWLLPTDIQAESIPLILGGGDVLMAAETGSGKTGAFSIPLIQIVYETMKDQQEGKKGKATVKTGGAVFNKWQMNPYDRSTAFAIGADGLCCQSREFKEWHGCRSTQGVTKGKYYYEVSCHDQGLCRIGWSTSQAALDLGTDKYGFGFGGTGKKSNNKQFDSYGEEFTMHDTIGCYLDLEKSQISFSKNGIDLGLAFTIPEQLKGQPFFASCVLKNAELKFNFGDESFKFKPAEGFVALNQAPEGHAVKSTQTGSAKVSQVKVMNNAPKAIIIEPSKELAEQTHRVVNQFKKYVDNPKVRDLLVIGGVAAKEQLAVLEQGVDIVVGTPGRMEDLISTGKLNLSQVRFFVLDECDGLLSAGYTDFIMKIYNQIPQVTSDGKRLQVIVCSATLHSFDVKKLSEKIMHFPTWVDLKGEDSVPETVHHVVVPVNPKKDNLWERLGKNHIRTDEVHAKDNTRPGANSPELWSEAIKILKGEYTVRAIKEHKMDQAIIFCRTKIDCDNMEQYFMQQGGGPDKKGHQFSCVCLHGDRKPNERKSNLERFKKQEVKFLICTDVAARGIDIHGVPYVINVTLPDEKQNYVHRIGRVGRAERMGLAISLVAMEKEKVWYHVCANRGRGCYNTRLKEDGGCTIWYNEKQLLSEIEEHLNCVITQCEPDIKVPVDEFDGKVTYGQRRALGGGSYKGHVDILAPTVSELASLEREAQTSFLHLGYLPNQLFKAF is encoded by the exons GCCTTCAGTATCCCTCTGATCCAGATTGTGTATGAGACCATGAAGGACCAGCAGGAAGGGAAGAAGGGCAAGGCCACGGTCAAGACCGGGGGTGCAG TGTTCAACAAATGGCAGATGAACCCTTATGACAGAAGCACAGCTTTTG CCATTGGTGCGGACGGTCTGTGCTGTCAGAGCCGTGAGTTTAAGGAGTGGCACGGCTGCCGGTCCACACAGGGCGTCACGAAAG ggaagtatTACTACGAGGTGTCCTGCCATGATCAGGGACTGTGTCGAATTGGCTGGTCTACAAGTCAGGCTGCACTGGACTTAG GAACTGATAAATATGGATTTGGATTTGGAGGAACCGGGAAGAAGTCCAACAATAAGCAGTTTGACAGCTATGGCGAG GAGTTCACCATGCACGACACAATCGGCTGCTACCTGGATCTTGAGAAATCTCAGATTTCCTTCTCCAAGAATG GTATTGACCTGGGCCTGGCTTTCACCATCCCAGAGCAGCTGAAAGGGCAACCATTCTTTGCTTCCTGCGTGCTCaag AACGCTGAGCTGAAGTTTAACTTTGGAGATGAGAGCTTCAAATTTAAGCCAGCGGAGGGCTTTGTGGCTCTGAACCAGGCTCCTGAGGGACACGCCGTCAAATCCACACAGACAG ggaGTGCTAAGGTGAGCCAGGTGAAGGTGATGAATAACGCCCCAAAGGCCATCATCATCGAGCCCTCCAAGGAGCTGGCGGAGCAGACCCACCGCGTCGTCAACCAGTTCAAGAAGTACGTCGACAACCCCAAAGTTCG ggatcTGCTGGTGATAGGTGGAGTGGCTGCAAAGGAGCAGTTGGCAGTCTTGGAGCAGGGG gTGGATATTGTAGTGGGTACGCCTGGGAGAATGGAGGATCTTATTTCCACAGGAAAGCTCAACCTCTCCCAAGTCCGCTTCTTTGTACTGGACGAGTGT GACGGGCTCCTGTCGGCGGGCTACACAGACTTCATCATGAAGATCTACAACCAGATCCCACAAGTCACCTCTGACGGGAAGAGACTGCAG GTGATCGTGTGCTCGGCCACGCTGCACTCCTTTGACGTGAAGAAGCTGTCGGAGAAGATCATGCACTTCCCCACCTGGGTGGACCTGAAGGGGGAGGACTCGGTGCCCGAGACCGTGCACCACGTGGTGGTGCCCGTCAACCCCAAGAAGGACAACCTGTGGGAGAGACTGGGCAAGAACCACATCAGA ACTGATGAGGTACATGCCAAGGACAACACTAGGCCTGGAGCCAACAGTCCAG agctatGGTCGGAGGCGATTAAGATCCTGAAGGGGGAGTATACGGTGCGAGCCATCAAGGAGCACAAGATGGACCAGGCCATCATCTTCTGCAGGACCAAGATAGACTGTGACAACATGGAGCAGTACTTCATGCAGCAGGGGGGag GACCAGACAAGAAAGGCCACCAGTTTTCCTGTGTCTGCCTCCACGGTGACCGAAAACCAAACGAGCGCAAGAGTAATCTGGAGAGATTCAAG aaacaggaagtgaagtttcTGATCTGCACAGATGTGGCAGCCAGAGGCATTGACATCCACGGCGTGCCCTACG tgataAACGTCACCCTCCCCGATGAGAAACAGAATTATGTGCACCGCATTGGCAGAGTGGGTCGAGCAGAGAG AATGGGCCTGGCCATCTCTCTGGTTGCCATGGAAAAGGAGAAG gTGTGGTACCACGTGTGTGCTAACCGAGGTAGGGGCTGCTACAACACCCGTCTAAAGGAGGATGGAGGCTGCACCATCTGGTACAACGAGAAGCAG ctgcTGTCAGAGATTGAGGAGCATCTGAACTGTGTCATCACTCAGTGTGAGCCTGACATCAAAGTGCCCGTGGACGAGTTTGATGGCAAGGTGACCTATGGACAGCGCAGGGCACTGGGAG gtgGCAGTTACAAGGGCCATGTGGACATCCTGGCTCCTACGGTATCGGAGTTGGCCAGCCTGGAGAGGGAGGCCCAGACATCCTTCCTACACCTGGGATACCTGCCCAATCAGCTGTTTAAAGCcttctaa